A region of the Pseudoliparis swirei isolate HS2019 ecotype Mariana Trench chromosome 21, NWPU_hadal_v1, whole genome shotgun sequence genome:
TGTGgctgtataataatataataataataataaacataatataCACAGTTAAAGTGTTTTAAACCCAGAGCGTCAGAGGCTGAGGAGACGTTTTCGTCGTTGCAATGGGTTTAACACCAAACGCACCTGGTCCGatattttcccacaatgcaaccaaCACATCTTTCTATTAAAGCCCCGCCCCGAAgctgggacacgcccacagtgtgtgtgacaagaCGTGTTGTTACACAAAGTCTACAAGCCCAAACCCATGTTGGCCATGATGTATCTCAAGCACCACAGGAGACTGTTTTCATCGGCTCCTCGTGACCAGTTATCTCCACATGCGATGCTCTAGTAACCCCTTTATGAAGAATATAGTTAACTGCTCGTTGTGGGGCTTTCTGTGACTTAAAATATCACAATGTGCACAATATGACTTCATTTTTGTGGGTCTTGATCTTTAGGACAGAACATTTGAGCCTGACGGGTACCAGCTCCTCTAGGTTCATGACCCCAATgtcaaaatgtatatttaggagtttaaaaattaaaataagtaaCTTAAACATCCTCATTGTTTAAATTTGTTCAAGAATTATCAACAAAGTATACACTAAGTTTGACATTTACATGTATTTGCTGTCAGgggtctctttctttctttgctaTTTTGGCACGACACTGTCTTGTTACTTATAGGCCGACATCTATTCCAATGTCTGACATGAGATTCAATCGGGCTGAACTGCTATTAGAGATTATTTGATATAATTGTTTTATATGCTGGGCATATATTCCACAGTTGCACTTTTTTAAGTGCAGTGAGgaagtatttttgttttaaatgtccccATTTGTTCCTAATGTTAACATGAAGCCATTTTCTTTCCCAGAGATGAACAGTGAAAACTTCAGCCTGAGTGAGAAGATAGTGTCGACCGCCTACGTTCGACAGGGGAGCCAGGCACGCCGCGGCCATGAGCAACTCATTCGACAATTACTGGAGCAGGTAAGGTCTACGGCTGCCCTTCACGTTTCCTCAAGGTCGCTGCGGTCACGGTAGATCCGTCctctttacatgtgtgtgtgtgtgtgtgtgtgtgcgctgcagGGCAAGTGTCCAGAGGAGGGCTGGAGTGAGAGCACCGTCGAGCTCTTCCTGAGTGAGCTGGCTGTGATGGACAGCAACAACTTCCTCGGCAACTGTGGCgtcggagagagggagggccgGGTGGCCTCCGGCCTCGTGGCCAGACGACATTACAGGTTGAGCGCTTGACCGGAGTCCCTCTGCATAATGTTGAAATGCACATTTGTATCAAGCGAGCAGCCTAACTGTAGAACAATGCACTTCTTTGTCGGTCAGGTTTTATACATACATGCAACACATCGTTGGAACCCAATCGATATTTAAATGAGAGAGTTAATAAAATCTGATAACGATGTACACAGTTGTTTCTTAATTTGAACATTTTTATGAGGATCTTATAACGGTGGTCGATATGGAAATGTTACTAAATTATGCATTAAAGTGTGGGGAAAAAAATCTTAAATCAATGTcatcttacatttttttatttctactaGTGATTAGTGGAATACCAATATTTTGATTCCTCAAATTAATACAGTTGTTTCACAGTTTCTGTTGTGACGTCCAGCTGTTTCATGCAGGTTGATGCACGGCATCGGTCGGTCCGGTGACATTGCTGCTATTCAGCCCAAAGCTGCGGGATCCAGTCTGCTTAACAAGCTGACCAATTCCGTGGTGTTGGACATCCTCAAGCTCTCAGGTGTGTACGTCTTATCATTCAAACTCAAGAACATTCTTGAGATGTTCTTACTTTTAGTCTCGCACACATGCGATCCCACGTTTCCCGTAATGGAACTCTGGCATCTTTTATTCGCCCGTTTGTAAACCGGCGACATTTTAAGTCTTAAATCCAAGCTGGGATacctctgatgacatcaccagggtTATCTTTTCAAATTTTAGAAAGCTCCCGAATAGCAGTATggtgtcccttttttttttaaattcagttttttaCTTGCACGTGTAAATGGAAATAACATCCGCACGCTGTGTTTCTTCTGGACGACAGGTGTCCGGAGTGTGGCGAGCTGCTTCGTAGTTCCCATGGCAACAGGAATGAGCTTGACTCTGTGCTTCCTGACTCTTCGTCATCGAAGACCCAAAGCCCGCTACATCGTTTGGCCACGCATCGACCAGAAGTCCTGTTTCAAAGCCATGATCACGGCAGGTGATGATGACATCGCTATCCGATGCACCCTTACATCCTGTTCACAGACTATTTCATTTCatctgcacatatacacacactttgctttttgcacactgtctatatttaatatttttgtatttgatttgatttgtcattggtgttgtgtgttgtgtatgcatgtgtgttgtatatgtacatatatattttgttttgttttgtattttacttttattttactttgtatacttctatatctttcatccctgtttcttatattttgtgttttgttttttattcttgtgtgtttggtttattggtgctgctactgtcacgacaaatttccccttggggattaataaagtatatatctatctatctatctacgtCGGCGCTAGAAATATGGCAGCAGATGGCAATTGTGGGGGGAATATTTCTAAAAGAAATGCTCATATGCCTCATTATGCGATGACAGACTAAATACGTGCACTTTCTGTAAGTGACTCCACTCCCTATGAGGGGTAGACGTAGGCTTTTTTCtcatagacacacacgcacagtaacaCCCGAGGGCTTCGCTGCCTCTTGCTCACGCCTGACTGTGTTGAACAGGCTTTGAACCGGTGGTGGTGGAGAATGTTCTTGAGGGCGACGAGCTGCGGACGGATTTGGAAGCGGTCGAGCGCAAGATCGAAGAGCTCGGAGCCGAGAACATCCTGTGTGTTCATTCGACGACGTCCTGCTTCGCCCCGCGCGTGCCCGACAGGTATCATCACGTTGTCACTTACCCCTTCACGAGACGTCACGGTAGTTGATTCACAGACAAGTGAGGATGCGTCACTAATTATCTTGTCTTGTAGGCTTGAGGAACTGGCTGCTATGTGTGCCAAACACAATATCCCCCACATAGTTAACAATGCATACGGCGTGCAGTCGACCAAATGCATGCACCTTATACAACAGGTGAGTGCGGATCCTCCTCGGTTGCACTTGTAATGGAACTGGAGCTCCGACGACAAATGTTTGGTATTTAAGCGTCATTACTGTCAACGTGGACTCATTTGCGGCCGATATGGGGGGTTGCTTAATTTGTCGAGGCGGTCTTTCATCAGGGGGCTCGAGTTGGAAGGATCGATGCCTTTGTTCAGAGCCTGGACAAGAACTTCATGGTTCCAGTAGGTGGCGCCATTATCGCAGGTTTTGACGAGTCCTTCATACAGGAGATAAGCCAGATGTACCCCGGTGAGTATTTACAAAGCTTAGCTACATTAAGTGAACTGACGGAGGTCATTGATTCAAATAGATAAATGGATGTGtgtttaattcagttttatttatttattttttacttgcatttcctttttttttttttacttttattgcaGTTATTTTATTAATATGACAAGCACATTTCCATCTATACCAGTTCGACTATGATGAATCAGTAATCACATCATGTAAATTCAGAATAATTAATACTGTCGTAGTTTTTTCTTCAGCACATAGTTTTTAATGCGTCTATGTAGATAGAAAAACCCTTTCTTAttcttaacatttttttatttttatcgagTCTTCACACAAAGCAGAGTTcaagaagcaatagatgtcatgtgtacagaaggaatcattacagagttacataaacacattcaaggaGTATGACAGAGGTCAGACAGTGAGAGAAAAGTGATACCTGCTCCGCCATCACGCTTCACCCAACAGCTGCTGATGcttcttttcttgttgttgAAAGGTCAATGTTAGGAGTGTGTATGTTAATGTTCATAATTGGATGTGCTTGCACACAGCCAACTCTGTCTAGTTCCTATTGCGGCTCAATAAAGTCACTCGTCGGGCTTCTTTCGTCCAGGTCGAGCATCAGCTTCACCTTCCCTTGACGTCCTCATTACCCTCCTCACTCTGGGAGCCAGTGGCTACAAGAAACTGTTGTCGGAAAGAAAGGTGAGCGGCCGCACACATCACCTTTTTATAATATGAGATATATCTGATCACATACTTCAGTAGAGTATATATCTGCGGGATGCCTCCAGATGGCTAGACAAATATGCACGGGTATCAAACCACTGCAGCAATATCAGTCTGACTATGTTTCTATGAGTGCTGTGTCAACAACTTTTCCCCTGAAGACTAAAAAAAGGACAGCTTACATCAGTTGTATTGAATTGCAGTGGATCACATGCTatggctgagtgtgtgtgtgtgtgtgcttgtagctctttccctgtattttgactGAGCAATGAGACTTTCATCTGCTCAGCGAGCAATGAGCTTTCTATACTCAGGAATATGCTATAAGGGGATCAAATAGTTTCAGAAAACATCCCCTGGCGGCTCCCTGGTTTAAAGCAGACTTGCTCACAATGCAGCATCCCCCTCTTCAAGTGGTCGGCACTGCAGCATTCTCACAGCTCCAAACCGCTCCGCTGTGAATGTGCTGGATGTGTCTTGGACCGCGTTTGTTTCTGCCGACACTCAGAACTCTGGAAGATACGGAAATACAGGATTCTTATTCAATGTTCAAAAGCTGGAAGAGGACATTCTCCGATGGATCATGTGAAGTTTTCCGACATTAATACATTGCCAACTGAACCGAAACCTAAAAAATAGCAAACTCACGGGTCAGAATACAATACCCACGATATGATCTGCGTGAAGCCAACTCTGTGGCAGAAATATACATTTAGGAAATACCTCTGGCCTCTCGGATGAACCGAGCCCATCAAGGGTTATTGATTTGGTCCACATTATGCATAAATAATGTACAGGACCAGTTTTCCATGGTGTCTGCAGAACTCAGTGATTTTGTGACCCACCCCTCCCAAAAGCTTTAAATAATTCAGACTTTTCATATGTTGAAAATGATTTACAGCCTCATCTaactatttaacttttttcaagCTAGGCATTGCGAAGAGCCGTGTGGGtgtgggttgttgttgttgaaatgggtttcagtcttcacacacacacttattgtgTGCAGTCGTGGCCGGGCCACTCTCTCCACCACTTGCACCCCTCCTCTCCTGGGATAGTCAAGTCTCCCATTGTTATACGAGAACAAGAGACACTTAGAGACACTTGACATCATTGCAAAGCTGTTTGTGTTTGACTCATGACAGTGAAAATATTTTCCTTCTTGGTGTTTTCAAATGTGCAAGGTATGAGTCAGCAGAGTGCGCAGTAgagaaacacgcacacacacacacacacacgtacactgtTTTAGAGAGCAGATCCTTTAATGTGCTTCACTCAGGAATCTGATGCTGGTAGCAATCAACAAAAAACCagctaaatgttgttgttgcgcCGCTTCCCTGTGCTCATAACGTCTGTGTGCGTTGGCCTTATTCGGTGAGCTAAACGCACTTTGTCATCATATTTTGAACACGTTTAATGTTCAAATCTCCGGACAAAGGCCTGTGTtgctccgctccttcctctctgaTTGATCCCAGAGGAGGATGTGCGATGGGGACGACGGTCCTGgccggagaggaagaggaaacgtTGTGCTGAGGCTTGGCTGGAAATGCACACAGTCAGGCAAATTAgtaaatggggaaaagaggaggagggggaggaggaggaggagggcggaggcggTCTGCTTGTGGGTGGATTTGCTtgatttgcacacaaaaaaagaggctACCGCTGCTAATATACCGCTGTGTTAGAGTGTGAAAGCAGCATTGTGCTGCTATTTATAGTTGTTTGGCATGGCCACGGCTCCCTCTTGTTCGGTCTTTCCACGCCTCTGCTCTGTCTGCTTGTCCTGCAGGAGATGTATTTGTTCCTGGCCCAGGAGCTCAAGAGTCTAGCCTCAGCTCACGGGGAGAGGTTGCTCCACACCCCACATAACCCCATTTCCCTGGGTAAGCCCAATTCACTGGCTTTAGACCAGCAGGTCTGCCCACTGTATGTTCTGTTCGTGCATCTCGGTTCatttttggggctttttctAGTTATGAAAGCTACATTTCTGACCCTAtatttgtacatgtgtgtgtgtgtgtgtgtgtgtcctctctcctccagccatGTCTCTGGATGGCCTCCAGGCCGAGAGTGACAAGGCGGTGACTCAGCTGGGCTCCATGTTGTTCACCCGGCAGGTGTCAGGAGCCAGGTATGGAAACTTTAAAAAGGGCGTGACCGCAATCTGGCCTGGAAATGGAAACATGGGGAGGTGGCTGAATACgagagggggtggaggtgcccgtGCGCGCCGGGGAGCGAGTCCATTCGCCACGAACGTCAAAAACGGCTGTGTCTGCATCCTCGAAAAATGCGTGGACGAGCGGTGCATTGCCAAACAACATGGCCAGTGAAAGTCAGCAATCAGCCAGATGGATCTGCTGTTGGTGGGGGAGAGGAGACTACTTCAGATGATTCGGCTGTCGGGGCCGACTCACAATTCAACGACATGTTTCCATTTCGAGCCACGGAGCGGTGTCGTCTCCACTGGGACAGCGACACAGACAGTCACGGCGATGTtctcctcgccccccccccctcactggtTGTCTGGTCGTGCTTTTTCTgagcaggagggaggggcgTTGGTCAATCCTTCATTGTTGCCTTCTGCCTCACGGCTGCAAAAGTGCCAGTATGTTTTTTTGTAATGTATTTTTCCCATTTTCCCCTTCAATGGTTTATGAACACGCATGGGAGCCcatctaaatattttaaatatcccAAATGAATGATTTATTTGGGCCATTGTCATATTTGTTGCGTTTGTGTTTTAATGCACTTATGGCATGAGGAAAAACATCAAACGGCTTCCACACTTCCCTTCTTCCCCTCCTGATTGGTTCAGTGAGCACGTGAACACTTCTCTCATGGCCAGAGTGCAGAGCTTACTCAAATCGTTCCcggcttttttttaatcaacgaTGTGCTATTTAACATATTCAAGACATCAACTGCAGCTCAAACATTTCCCAGTTTCTTACTTGAATGATCTGCCTCTAAAACACTTCACGGTTAAAGAACGTTGAGAATACAACACTGGCTCATGTCAgccgtttgtttttttaaatcatttgagTTTCTATTGGAATGTACTTCTAGAACAAAGCTTTTAActttgtaaaaacaacaacgagcaACAGTTGACTCCCAAGTTAAATCTTTCTCGTAAGGACGATTGAGCTGAAGTGACACAATGAGTCGCGCGCTCGCTGCCGAAGGTTACCTCGCCACATCAGGTGCCAGCAAGCCGGAACAAGTGTGATCTCCGTTATAGAAATCTGATCTTTCAGACTGCCATCATCAATATTAACAATGCAGCTCTGCACTCTGCAGTCTTTCAACTCACTTTCGTTTTTCCGGTTAACTGTCATGACTCTCATTGTGCTAAAAAGCCCTAAAGAGCCACTGTACACAACAGACAACATTGGCGCCTCAAATTGGAGCCTTCATCAGCTTATTTCCCTCAGGAGGCAAAAACGGAGCCAAGAGGAGAGTGAATGCTGGACCTAAATTGGTCGGGAGGCCAGAAAATCCCCTCCGAGCGAATGCTGATGTTGCCTGTCTGCTGGTGTAGACTAAATTGTTCATATATTACAAATTTACCATGGAAATCCTAAGAACACAGTTCTTCACATTGCCCAGGAATAGCATTTTCTGTATAAGTGAGAAAAGACTACATATTGTTATTTAAATGATCGTAGTTGTTTGTCAAGGGAATAGTTTAAGCTTTGGTTGTGGGTAGTCGTTTGATATAGtgaaataatgtgtatttgaccCTGTTTTTCCACCTATGCTTCTAGGGTAATCCCGCTGGGTCAGGAGCAGACCGTAAGCGGTCACACGTTCCACGGCTTCATGTCCCACTCCGAGGCGTACCCCTGTCCCTACCTTAATGCCGCCTCAGCCGTGGGCATCGCTCGGGAGGATGTGACGCTGTGCATCAAAAGGCTGGACAAGTGCCTGAAGACCCTGAAGAAAGAGGGAAATGCTGCGAAGAGTAGTTCCCCGGCAGCCCCATCGGGGGAGGGGACACTACTGGAGAATGACCAATAAGAACACTTTTAAAGTGATTTCTACTTAGTTTGAGCCCTCTGCTGCCTGCACTTCCTTCTTACCCTGatttgatctgtgtgtgtgtgtgtgttggaatgGGTCTTGCTGATGTATTACCAAACCAGACTTTGGAATGAGGTCAACGCCTTGAGCCCAGCGAGGAACAGCTGGCGATGAAACTGTGCACAGGTGTTCATTACAAACGCTGATGTCACTGATTATTCTCTCctctgtgaaggtgtgtgaCACGAGCTGCATGCAAAAGCTTCTCGGGAGCATATGGTTGTTCACCACCGACCAAAGCATCCGCAAATACTTCCACTGCTGTCCATATATGTTGAAGATGCTTTAGTTTTTGACTAAAAATAGATTATGGATAAACCATATGAAACGGCCTTTGCTTCCGGTGTGTCATTTCTCTTAATTCACCTCATCGGCAGCCTGCACAGTGCAgttatgatatatacctttattcgtcccacagtggggaaatttcaaaaatcacagcaacggtgcacatcagagcattaatttaaaaaaaacattataaaacacaaaactaaatactaatactaaatatacagggggaaaacaaagtaaagtgctgagtttgccaggatctccagcgatctatgAGATGAAATATACAAGAAAAGTATCCAGTTGTGCAGTTTGAAAACAATGCTGGAAGGTTCATAATTGTTATTCGACCGCTGATGTCAGGCAGACACACGGTGGCTCATACTTCTGTTTTGGGAATACATACGGCTGCTTTTCCACTCATTGATGCATGAAACAATATCGCCTTGTGATGTGTGTTATGCGATGTCCTCTGCAGTGTGTTGTAATCTGATACAAAAGCTGTTGAGCCATTATCTCCGTTGGAAGCCAGTGTATTGGGTTAGCTCTTTTACTTTCAGGCTGTGGAAGCGTTGAAAGGATCACATAATCGATTAAGTATGCCAAATATAGATCACTGCTCAGTAAAggaaatgtttatatatataaagagagaaaTAATGAACAATTTAAGAGATATATAGACTGTTGTATTTTACTGTTGCACAGTGTAGGATGGATTTGGATTTTAACCAGGGGAATCAATCTGTTATCAGGTTTTACGCCGTGTGTCTTATTCCCTCTGCTCTCCAATCTCACTTATTTGTAAGCAGAGCCGGTACTGAGGCACAGAAATAGACTCCTACTACCTCACTGACTGAAGACTCATCTATATTTCGATACTGCACTGTCCAAGTGCTCCCCTGTCGTCTGCTGTGGATTATTGgggttgattgttttatgtggaGTAGACGCTGCCGCAAGTTCAAACCCTGTATGCGTGGACCAGAACCGGGCCTTGGTTCTAGGTTGGTAATGGTAAGGCAGTTCTTACTGGATGTGTTGCAGTATAGCAACAGCAGAACCTAATCCACCCAGCAGCCTTTGAAAGTGGCCTGGAGTCTGATAGACACGGGGGCTGTATGAGCACACCTTAACTGTTCCCATGCTGGACTGAACCAATAACGAAATGCAGTGGGAACACACTCTGACGCCTCTGCTACGGTGCAGCACTTTAAAAAACAGCAGTGGCATTTATATAACGGCTATTTTCTCTGATGATGGTTGCTTCTGTGGTGGCAATTTTTTCATCAGATCCAGTCCGATTTAAGAAATATTCAGCTGTTAATGActgattattataatattattattataatatgttatttGAGCGACGTGAACAAAGCTGGCTGCCTTGTCACCGGCAGAGCTGTCGtgttctcttccctctccagtTCCTGTTGATGGGTTCCCACGTTTTTTGCTGAGGTTGCAGCAATACTGTGGGGGAGCGAGAGAGTCAGACTCACTTTTTTGTGCTGGCCAATTTGAAAGGAGCTCCCCGCTATTGATCACGTCTGCTGCAGTGTGTAAATTGAAAAAGGGCTGCCGCTGAGACATTTGTGatcagtgtgtcagtgtcaaGAATTCCAATACGGAAACAGCACAGGGAAATCAAACGGTATTGATCAGGGTGAAACGAGGCCTCATCATGATCCAAGTCGGTTGGTTTATCATTAGAACGTAAGTGTCTCTGGATCTTAAAATAACAAAAGACATTTGCAGCGTTGTGTTTTCCCTTCAACCCAATTAAGTGTTGAACTCCATCTCTCCTCACTAAAATAGACTGACTTAAATACATATGT
Encoded here:
- the sepsecs gene encoding O-phosphoseryl-tRNA(Sec) selenium transferase codes for the protein MNSENFSLSEKIVSTAYVRQGSQARRGHEQLIRQLLEQGKCPEEGWSESTVELFLSELAVMDSNNFLGNCGVGEREGRVASGLVARRHYRLMHGIGRSGDIAAIQPKAAGSSLLNKLTNSVVLDILKLSGVRSVASCFVVPMATGMSLTLCFLTLRHRRPKARYIVWPRIDQKSCFKAMITAGFEPVVVENVLEGDELRTDLEAVERKIEELGAENILCVHSTTSCFAPRVPDRLEELAAMCAKHNIPHIVNNAYGVQSTKCMHLIQQGARVGRIDAFVQSLDKNFMVPVGGAIIAGFDESFIQEISQMYPGRASASPSLDVLITLLTLGASGYKKLLSERKEMYLFLAQELKSLASAHGERLLHTPHNPISLAMSLDGLQAESDKAVTQLGSMLFTRQVSGARVIPLGQEQTVSGHTFHGFMSHSEAYPCPYLNAASAVGIAREDVTLCIKRLDKCLKTLKKEGNAAKSSSPAAPSGEGTLLENDQ